A region from the Rufibacter sp. DG15C genome encodes:
- a CDS encoding response regulator transcription factor produces the protein MPHILIVEDDPNLGFLLQDSLESAGYAVTLCTDGEAGLRAINQNEFDLCVLDVMLPKLDGFSLAQEIRWQNIEVPFMFLTAKALKADRLQGFELGCDDYLTKPFGLEELVYRVKAILRRTSKSTETTSSTATTTDTHVFGASSLDFKNLLLHVGGKTHVLTDREAELLRLFVQHPDQLLRREEILQRLWQDDGYFVGRSLDVFISRLRKYLQPDSSVKITTIHGRGYKFEIAEA, from the coding sequence ATCTAGGGTTTTTGCTACAGGATAGCCTGGAAAGTGCGGGATACGCGGTCACACTTTGCACCGATGGTGAGGCTGGATTACGAGCGATTAACCAAAATGAATTTGACCTCTGCGTCCTGGATGTGATGTTGCCCAAGTTGGACGGCTTTTCGCTGGCCCAAGAGATACGCTGGCAGAATATAGAGGTGCCGTTTATGTTTCTGACGGCCAAGGCGCTCAAGGCAGACCGGTTGCAGGGTTTTGAACTGGGTTGTGATGACTACTTGACCAAACCCTTCGGGCTGGAGGAATTGGTGTACAGAGTGAAAGCCATTCTGCGCCGAACGAGTAAATCCACTGAAACTACTTCTAGCACAGCAACCACAACAGACACGCATGTGTTTGGCGCCTCTTCCCTGGACTTCAAGAACCTGTTGCTGCACGTGGGCGGCAAAACGCACGTCCTTACAGACCGCGAGGCCGAACTGCTTCGGCTCTTCGTGCAACACCCAGACCAGTTGTTGCGGCGCGAGGAGATCCTGCAACGCCTCTGGCAGGACGACGGGTATTTTGTGGGCCGAAGCCTGGACGTCTTCATTTCGCGCCTGCGCAAATACCTGCAACCAGACTCAAGCGTCAAGATCACTACTATTCATGGGCGGGGCTACAAATTTGAGATAGCAGAAGCGTAA